The Labeo rohita strain BAU-BD-2019 unplaced genomic scaffold, IGBB_LRoh.1.0 scaffold_745, whole genome shotgun sequence genomic sequence atagcaacactctcGAAACcagccagaacaccctagcctctacatagtaacaccctagcaaccacactgaGTGCCTtaacaactacatagcaaccaccctgagtacattGGCAACTGCATCGCAGCAGTTTGTTGACTGACTGAATGtgattctgtgtgtgttttctagtgtggatcatggaggagaatccaggattacagcaggactgaagaaatgtacgtctacaaacacacactcacacacgcatgcacacacacacacagctgtagtgattgttgttgtgttataaatgtgtctgttcttgtgttcaggggtttgttttctcacactggatccaaacacagcaaacaaacaaCTCATTCTGTCTGAGGAGAACAGAAAGGTGACACGTGTGAGAGAGTATcagtcgtatcctgatcattcagacagatttgatgtgtgtcaggtgttgtgtagagagagtgtgtgtggacgctgttactgggagattgagtggagtggagATACTGGCGTgtttatatcagtgtcatataagagaaTCAGGAGGATGGGAATGGGTGATGGGTGTTTGTTTGGatataatgatcagtcctggagtttgatcTGTTCTCGCTCGCGTTACACGTTCATATACAATAAGATAGAGACTGATCTCCCTGTGAAGTCCATCAGtcgtagaataggagtgtatgtggatgtgagtgcaggaactctgtccttctacagcgtctacAGAAacacaatgagcctcatccacacagtccagaccacattcactcagacgctctatcctgggtttagGTTTTATTGgtctggatcatcagtgaaactgtgttgatgaatccgaatagactgatgagagattgtacccataatgctttgacCTGATGATAAATCAGTAAGAGTGAGATGTTATTGAGtctcttcatgacattaatactgcagctcaacttctgtcactcaaataacagaataaatgtGTCAGAAATCTTCATATAGACAGTAACATCAGTGTGtctacatttgtgtttttattgttgtctcATCAGTCATTCGTTTTAGtgtcaaatgtaaaaatgtcacaatcatGATTAATGAAGAACGTGTAATTAATTTCTCtgtattgtttttgtacagaaataataaaacacaatgaaaatcaaTTTGAGATCAGATTTTAATTGATGTTTGTATCATGAATATAACCGATTCCTCACAAGACTGAAATGAGTTTCTGACAAAATATGACAATCacagaatttaataaaatttattattgtAACGACAGTAAAGCTGTATTAAACGATTATAAGATCTCTTTAAATAAGTGAATGAACctgtcaaaatacatttttaaaatattttttatagttttatgttttaatcacAGTATATTTAGagacaaaaatcatattttttatttgttatgattcttggatcgcgtcaattaatgtgtggttatgagtacatcacatgagaaagattggtgggatctctaacttgtagaaccttttctgtattatcaacacaaggaagacacaagttgtaataaaataatttttattaacaaaagatagacaagagtaatcaacaaatactaaatgaataccatgaatgaagaaggaataaagtgcaaaagatgcataaaaagcaagtgattatgttgggaGTTGCTATGTCAGATCTACGTTATCTGGacagataaactgttgctactctgaaacaaacaaGGTGAAGAACCTTATTATGCATTAAACAAATACGTGTAAGATTTAttatcaactgcaatcagctatataattgtcacgaatctggtcggtgtcccgttgtcagctcaccaccagatgtcactctcacctcacacacacactctgactgttgcaccaactgcatctcccatcctccaccgctctgaatCGGCCCCCGTGAGCAATCAGGCAATAAAGCCCCGGTCCCTCACTCGCAAACCACGGATTGTTGAATTAGTATTGTTGTTATTCCCATTGTTTGCAtttcctagtttcttgttccCTGTTCCTAGTTTTTGatctcctgcctggttttctcgtttttcgactgttcgccgcctgccttttcggactctctatcgttattggattattctcaaACATTGCCTGTGATAAGTCTGctcctgttttgaccctgccaaacaaatgtctttgtctcgcccaaTTAAAAGCTTGCATGTGGATCCGCTTGTCTCTAGTCTCGTTCTCCCCGTAACaataatatctaatgtaaattagaaaatcatatactgataatataaaacaatgccaaggtctctggaagaggtttggaagtgatatttacattcgctgtggttgagtgagcagtctggtggcggcgacttcttccactggtggtgctggtggcagtacagtggggaaaggagcaggaatctgtttcgacagccttgaagatgaagcgctgtaggatgctgatctcctggagcaccaaagggtcctaagatctggaacacacagatgtggccctggagtaggtgctgaaggtccttagcttggaacacgcaagcaaaagtacctgaagtgaaggtttgctcaccggagcttaaccttgttgcaaatgtctgtgtgtcttctgcctctctgggctagagactcagaacttggtcaatctgctttgtctctctaggatggagactcaggatgctgcatctgttgttgtctcgctGGACGAAGACTCTGAACATAGATTATCTCTTTCCTCACAGGCTAGAGGCTCAGAACGTGGtcgtatctgttgctgcctcaaaagctggagacttggacttggtatctgttgCAGTTTCTTCCCTTAACAGACGGCAGACTCTGAAAGAAGGTTGTTCTGTTAGTGTCCTTTCTTTTACaagactcagactcagaactgtGTATCTGTTACTGTCTCTCTGAACTCAGAACTTTGGTGCTCTGTTTGTGTCTCTTAGATATAccggagactcagaacaaggagtgtcttttggaagggtacctttatccctttccggtgaggaggagattgcaatttggcgcttctccaattccatgctgtgattggctggttccatcagagtggggggaCACGTGGTtgcccacccttctttcctcctgtggaatttatttgcatagtccaaacacaaagctagaaAAGTGTCAATAAAGTTTTAccggtgcatttctcactttccaaaccacaaccagaatgcatttgtcaatgttacaaacacattaagtccaaacatgatgggaaaagattgaactgtcatgcatgcattcatttgtccattaacagctgagtttgtgtaagatgttgcactacacatTGCTGTCAATAGGGaaacttatttctctgaataagtataagtgtgtgttgtagtgtgcatcagttttaaggtttgaaaacagttatgaatggatttggatggatcttcatgatctctcttagtttcacccactgctgctgcatctggaaGTCCTGAGGAATTTTTATGGTTGGTCACAGGCCAAACCATTAggaatcagtctcaaggtgggtgaagggcacaaactgcattttgaccaataggaagttctgtccttcccAGCTTTGAACCAAAGGTGGTCTTCTTGCGCTCTAAgagatgtctggctgttgtcctggcatctttatctgatggcattggacagtttgtttatgttagttcaccaagatccaattaaaatgtagcaaacctatGTCCAGTATTGTGGTCAGGGAGGGCTCctgccataaactgggccctggaatgtgctgtccactacaa encodes the following:
- the LOC127161809 gene encoding NACHT, LRR and PYD domains-containing protein 14-like, whose product is MAAIDRPTARGGLLGGVESEINGPAGLKFKERPFTCFHYSCLFCLNRLSGCNLTTQSCESLSSALRSSNSNTLRELDLSNNDLQDSGVKLLSDGLKSPNCQLEILRLSGCMVTEKGCGYVFSALSSNPSHLRELDLSYNHPGDSGVKLLTEKLLDSTCSLDKLNVDHGGESRITAGLKKWVCFLTLDPNTANKQLILSEENRKVTRVREYQSYPDHSDRFDVCQVLCRESVCGRCYWEIEWSGDTGVFISVSYKRIRRMGMGDGCLFGYNDQSWSLICSRSRYTFIYNKIETDLPVKSISRRIGVYVDVSAGTLSFYSVYRNTMSLIHTVQTTFTQTLYPGFRFYWSGSSVKLC